A DNA window from Pontiella agarivorans contains the following coding sequences:
- a CDS encoding DUF4404 family protein yields the protein MKSSYCRFRVQKMKGNKMPHNEVKKSIGALKAEVEQTPKDTGRFEEILHDAHEGLERYTPEALQDFAETLKREAAEFEVDHPQIVALINHITTSLSNLGI from the coding sequence ATGAAATCCTCATATTGCCGGTTTCGCGTTCAGAAAATGAAGGGGAATAAAATGCCGCACAATGAAGTCAAAAAATCAATCGGAGCACTGAAAGCTGAAGTTGAACAGACACCGAAGGATACCGGCCGGTTTGAAGAGATCCTGCACGATGCGCACGAAGGTCTGGAGCGCTATACCCCCGAAGCTCTTCAGGACTTTGCCGAAACGCTGAAGCGCGAAGCCGCTGAGTTCGAGGTGGATCATCCGCAGATTGTCGCTCTGATCAACCACATCACCACATCGCTCAGCAATCTTGGAATTTAA
- a CDS encoding glycosyltransferase family 4 protein produces MAKVEKVVHVMRRFTPEKWGGTESVVFSVSKELTRRKIVNRVFCTDMLAESGFHTLESVSVRRFSYCFPWLFLSRAARKKLELKGGSPLSLPLFFALLVEKDISVIHTHVQKRLGGMARTVARLKKIPYVVSLHGGCFSVPTEQLEKMTEPFRGKPEWGKAFGALFGSRRVLEDADAIICVGRNEADEARKRFPDKPVHYLPNGVDVRRFSEADGEAFRKKYGFRPREKIVLCVSRIDYQKNQLGLVRAFSAFAENHPDHRLVLIGPVTVEAYRDTLEKEIQTLGLSGRVTVIEGLSPLDPLLPSAYKAAEMFVLPSVHEPFGIVVLEAWAAGLPVVANRIGGIPGFVKHRETALLTEPGDDDALREGMEILAEDIALRSDLSRRAFGEVASTYDWSKVTDRLLAVYEEVIAVK; encoded by the coding sequence ATGGCGAAGGTTGAAAAAGTAGTTCATGTCATGCGGCGTTTTACCCCCGAAAAATGGGGCGGAACTGAAAGTGTGGTGTTCAGTGTTTCAAAAGAGCTGACCCGCCGGAAGATCGTCAATCGGGTTTTCTGCACCGATATGCTGGCTGAATCCGGTTTCCACACGTTGGAATCGGTTTCGGTGAGGCGTTTCAGCTACTGTTTTCCCTGGCTGTTTCTTTCCCGCGCGGCCCGCAAAAAGCTGGAGCTGAAAGGTGGCAGCCCGTTGTCGCTCCCCCTTTTTTTTGCGCTGCTGGTTGAGAAGGATATTTCAGTCATTCACACCCACGTGCAGAAGCGGCTCGGCGGAATGGCCCGGACGGTCGCGCGCCTGAAAAAAATTCCGTATGTGGTCAGTCTGCACGGCGGCTGTTTTTCGGTGCCGACGGAACAGCTCGAAAAAATGACCGAACCGTTTCGTGGAAAACCGGAGTGGGGCAAGGCATTCGGAGCGCTCTTCGGCTCCCGCCGCGTGCTCGAAGACGCCGATGCCATAATCTGTGTCGGCCGGAACGAAGCCGATGAGGCCAGAAAACGTTTTCCGGATAAACCCGTTCATTACCTGCCCAACGGCGTCGATGTCCGTCGCTTTTCCGAGGCCGACGGCGAGGCTTTTCGTAAAAAATACGGGTTCCGGCCACGGGAAAAAATTGTGCTCTGCGTCTCCCGTATTGACTATCAGAAAAATCAGCTCGGACTGGTTCGCGCTTTTTCGGCCTTCGCCGAAAATCATCCCGATCATCGGCTGGTGCTGATTGGTCCGGTGACGGTGGAGGCCTACCGGGATACGCTGGAAAAAGAGATTCAGACCTTGGGCCTTTCCGGTCGGGTTACCGTGATTGAAGGATTATCACCCCTCGATCCGCTGCTGCCTTCCGCCTATAAAGCCGCTGAAATGTTTGTGCTGCCCTCGGTTCATGAACCATTCGGTATTGTGGTGCTCGAGGCCTGGGCGGCGGGTCTCCCTGTGGTTGCCAATAGAATCGGCGGAATTCCGGGGTTTGTGAAGCACCGGGAAACCGCGTTGCTGACGGAGCCGGGCGATGATGATGCTCTGCGGGAAGGCATGGAAATTCTCGCTGAAGATATCGCATTGCGCAGTGATCTTTCGCGCCGTGCATTTGGCGAAGTGGCCTCGACCTATGACTGGTCAAAGGTTACGGATCGGTTGCTGGCCGTTTATGAGGAAGTGATTGCCGTAAAATAA